From one Lolium rigidum isolate FL_2022 chromosome 4, APGP_CSIRO_Lrig_0.1, whole genome shotgun sequence genomic stretch:
- the LOC124705425 gene encoding uncharacterized protein At5g19025-like → MADCRSLIEFLRAFERRRRTSTPSTDASPCSQRPRPRPRRASSCSSPSPTARRRPFTSLCDRSPPTPTAALDVLALLAVLSALAFLAAPYARLLAREAADLVRHYPDEPYSYVAFAAGAGAAVAAVAGLLAWEAAGHHARKCGRPRCRGLRKAVEFDIQLETEECVRGSPLAAGRASALLAAARPVELGDEHRELEAELRKMAPPNGRSVLTFRAPCGCAKGRMEVWGAKKVRRIKK, encoded by the coding sequence ATGGCGGACTGCCGCagcctcatcgagttcctccgcgccttcgagcgccgccgccggaccTCCACCCCCTCCACGGACGCCTCCCCGTGCTCCCAGCGCCCCCGCCCGCGGCCCCGCCgcgcctcctcctgctcctccccctCCCCCACCGCCCGGCGCAGGCCCTTCACCTCCCTCTGCGACCGCTCCCCGCCGACCCCGACGGCCGCGCTCGACGTCCTCgcgctcctcgccgtcctctccgCGCTCGCCTTCCTCGCGGCCCCCTACGCGCGCCTTCTCGCGCGCGAGGCGGCCGACCTGGTGCGCCACTACCCGGACGAGCCCTACTCCTACGTCGCCTTCGCGGCGggcgccggcgcggccgtggccgccGTCGCCGGGCTGCTGGCCTGGGAGGCGGCCGGCCACCACGCGCGCAAGTGCGGCCGGCCCCGCTGCCGCGGCCTGCGCAAGGCCGTCGAGTTCGACATCCAGCTCGAGACCGAGGAGTGCGTGCGCGGGAGTCCGCTCGCGGCGGGGCGGGCCTCCGCGCTCCTCGCCGCGGCCCGCCCCGTCGAGCTCGGCGACGAGCACCGGGAGCTCGAGGCCGAGCTCAGGAAGATGGCGCCCCCCAACGGCCGCTCCGTGCTCACCTTCCGCGCGCCCTGCGGCTGCGCCAAGGGCAGGATGGAGGTCTGGGGCGCCAAGAAGGTGCGCCGGATCAAGAAGTAG
- the LOC124707697 gene encoding myb-related protein 1-like, with protein MYHQHQGPSELFTTRTSFPMERHLFLHGGSTQGDSGLVLSTDAKPRLKWTPELHQRFVDAVNQLGGAEKATPKTVMRLMGIPGLTLYHLKSHLQKYRLSKNLQAQVNVGTTKNAIGCAVVADTMPGTIGTSVPAIINANVIPQAEKTIQIGEALQMQIEVQRQLNEQLEVQRHLQLRIEAQGKYLQAVLEQAQESLGKQNLGPANLEDAKMKISELVSQVSNECFSSAVTEIKGSPSMHRLEPRQIQFVESSTNNCLTAAEGFISEHRQRRHGVLKAYDDSSIFCRKQSPDHEYQFSLNRSLSERRMSQVHNVKQYHRGEFGSESETEIQQEYITPQGNGRGSTTSSASGSKERDADRLHPGEPNCKRQVVEHPSSGKKLDLNTQNTDDIDQGYRHFDLNGFSWS; from the exons ATGTATCACCAACATCAGGGCCCTAGTGAGCTCTTCACTACTAGGACGAGCTTTCCAATGGAAAGGCATCTGTTTCTACATGGAGGAAGTACACAAGGAGATTCTGGGTTAGTTCTCTCAACCGATGCAAAACCAAGGCTGAAGTGGACACCCGAGTTACATCAGCGGTTTGTAGATGCAGTCAATCAATTGGGTGGAGCAGAGA AAGCTACTCCAAAAACAGTCATGAGGCTCATGGGCATTCCAGGACTTACCTTGTATCATTTGAAAAGCCACCTCCAG AAATACAGGCTCAGTAAGAACCTCCAAGCTCAAGTTAATGTTGGGACAACCAAGAATg CCATAGGATGTGCAGTTGTTGCCGATACCATGCCTGGAACAATAGGAACAAGTGTGCCAGCAATAATCAATGCAAATGTCATTCCACAGGCAGAGAA AACTATCCAAATTGGTGAAGCCCTACAAATGCAAATTGAGGTGCAGAGGCAGTTAAACGAACAACTCGAG GTTCAACGGCATCTGCAACTACGGATAGAGGCCCAGGGGAAGTATCTGCAGGCAGTTCTAGAGCAGGCACAAGAGAGCCTTGGAAAACAGAATTTGGGTCCTGCAAACCTGGAAGATGCAAAAATGAAAATATCAGAACTAGTCTCGCAAGTATCAAATGAATGTTTCAGCAGTGCAGTTACAGAGATTAAAGGAAGTCCAAGTATGCACAGACTAGAGCCAAGGCAAATCCAGTTCGTAGAAAGTTCAACCAATAACTGTTTGACTGCAGCCGAAGGATTCATCAGCGAGCATAGACAACGTAGACATGGAGTGCTGAAAGCATATGATGATAGTTCAATATTTTGCAGAAAACAATCTCCTGACCATGAATATCAATTTTCCCTTAATAGAAGCCTAAGCGAGCGTAGGATGAGTCAAGTGCACAATGTAAAACAGTACCACAGAGGAGAGTTTGGAagtgaaagtgagacagagattcAACAGGAGTATATTACACCTCAAGGAAATGGCAGAGGCAGCACCACCAGTTCGGCATCAGGTAGCAAAGAAAGAGATGCAGACCGACTACATCCTGGAGAACCAAACTGCAAGAGACAAGTGGTTGAACATCCAAGTTCTGGGAAGAAGCTTGATCTGAACACTCAAAACACTGATGATATCGATCAAGGTTATAGGCATTTTGATTTAAATGGCTTCAGCTGGAGCTGA